In Zingiber officinale cultivar Zhangliang chromosome 3B, Zo_v1.1, whole genome shotgun sequence, a single window of DNA contains:
- the LOC122055125 gene encoding uncharacterized protein LOC122055125: protein MVLGGTLGRISSEQCRAYSRAVDSGLEGTLHAVGGTLNGLLKEDSSSSFNRTRNRNLPSVLCSKNDPTKLGLPQSNGQAEVTNQEILICLRTWLGHAGGSWVDELSSVLWALRTTPKEATGVTPFQLVYEGEAVVPVEVGVESDRCNSTMKCRMELDLVDEVQDKAVIRLMAYR, encoded by the exons ATggtgcttggaggcaccctcgggAGGATAAGCAGCGAGCAGTGCAGAGCTTATTCACGCGCTGTTGACTCGGggcttgagggcaccctccatgcggttggaggcaccctcaacggcCTACTTAAGGAAGATTCAAGTAGCAGCTTCAACAGAACTCGAAATCGTAATCTTCCTTCCGTGCTCTGCTCAAAGAACGACCCGACAAAGCT tggaCTACCCCAGAGCAACGGCCAGGCGGAGGTCACAAACCAGGAGATCCTCATATGCTTACGAACTTGGCTCGGCCACGCAGGAGgtagctgggtcgacgagctctcaagtgtcttgtggGCACTTCGTACGACTCCAAAGGAGGCGACCGGCGTAACACCATTCCAGCTGGTGTACGAAGGAGAAGCGGTGGTTCCTGTAGAGGTTGGAGTAGAATCCGACCGGTGCAACTCTACGATGAAGTGCaggatggagctcgacttggtggatgaagttCAGGATAAAGCGGTTATTCGGCTAATGGCTTACAGATAG